In Sneathia sanguinegens, one genomic interval encodes:
- a CDS encoding ABC transporter substrate-binding protein, which yields MKKIITTVLLAFSLLACKGKEQAAAPKAEGLKGSIVVQAEDTWKPYYEAAIKRVKEKNPDADIQLKVIGSFDHLEIIDKTDANNKDVADVFALPLDKLESLNGKSVLASFDAKALADKIGGFKDFDNGLGGQLKKDGNYVAFPMNIETLAVGINKKNAAAQGIDVTKDIDLAKLSPDVAMVPVFNAWYGVAITNAFDVELLGKDGDKFFSDLTKNWEELTPDQQKMFEGLFNYWKASHAKKLPMFDEKAVDGYITDQFKTGKTGAVRIVGPWDANPMVEALGDDFDVIGLNHATWEGKSLKHWKSGWALGINARNEEDKDKMALSEAVIAELMNPKYAADMYKITGKIMPNVSKEEYEKMDKLSPMDKKVLASILESYDVAVSRPLFEEWGQVWDTWKNSIVSWESKNPKTPQDAYKEVQASFKALLTNLGQ from the coding sequence ATGAAGAAGATTATTACAACAGTCTTATTAGCATTTTCATTATTAGCTTGTAAAGGTAAAGAACAAGCAGCAGCTCCAAAAGCTGAAGGGCTAAAAGGGAGTATAGTGGTTCAAGCAGAAGATACTTGGAAACCATATTACGAAGCGGCAATAAAGAGGGTTAAAGAAAAGAATCCAGATGCTGACATACAATTAAAGGTTATAGGATCATTTGATCATTTGGAAATAATTGATAAAACAGATGCAAATAATAAAGATGTTGCAGATGTATTTGCATTGCCTTTAGATAAACTAGAAAGTTTAAATGGTAAATCAGTTTTAGCTTCATTTGATGCTAAAGCATTAGCAGATAAAATAGGTGGATTTAAAGATTTTGATAATGGTTTAGGTGGACAATTAAAGAAGGATGGAAATTATGTTGCATTCCCTATGAATATTGAAACACTTGCTGTAGGTATAAATAAGAAAAATGCAGCAGCACAAGGAATTGATGTAACTAAAGATATAGATTTAGCTAAATTAAGTCCAGATGTAGCAATGGTTCCAGTATTTAATGCTTGGTATGGAGTTGCAATAACAAATGCATTCGATGTTGAATTATTAGGAAAAGATGGAGATAAATTCTTCTCTGACTTAACTAAGAATTGGGAAGAATTAACACCAGATCAACAAAAAATGTTTGAAGGATTATTCAATTATTGGAAAGCTTCACATGCAAAGAAACTTCCAATGTTTGATGAAAAAGCAGTAGATGGATATATTACTGATCAATTTAAGACTGGTAAAACTGGTGCTGTAAGAATAGTAGGTCCATGGGATGCTAATCCAATGGTTGAAGCTTTAGGTGATGACTTTGATGTTATTGGTTTAAATCATGCAACTTGGGAAGGTAAATCATTAAAACACTGGAAGAGTGGATGGGCTTTAGGAATCAATGCAAGAAATGAAGAAGATAAAGATAAAATGGCTTTATCAGAAGCAGTGATAGCAGAATTAATGAATCCTAAATATGCAGCAGATATGTATAAGATAACTGGTAAGATTATGCCAAATGTATCTAAAGAAGAATATGAAAAGATGGATAAATTAAGTCCAATGGATAAAAAAGTTCTTGCTTCAATACTTGAAAGTTATGATGTAGCAGTATCAAGACCATTATTTGAAGAATGGGGACAAGTATGGGATACATGGAAGAATTCAATTGTTTCTTGGGAATCTAAGAATCCTAAGACTCCACAAGATGCATATAAAGAAGTACAAGCAAGCTTTAAGGCACTATTAACAAACTTAGGTCAATAA